The following is a genomic window from Malus sylvestris chromosome 12, drMalSylv7.2, whole genome shotgun sequence.
gaatcctcgagtgatgttgCACCCTTTATCTCGAGTCGATTATCACCTTATTGGTTATGCAGACgcaggatacttatctgatccgcacaaggcgcgctCTCAAATGAATTATATCTTTatcgttggaggcaccgcaatatcttggaggtcaattaaacagaccttagttgccacttcatctaaccatgctgaaattctcgccttacatgaagcaactcaggaatgcttttggtttagAGCAGTTATGGGCTATATTCGAAGTTCTTGCGATCTTTACCCCGTCGTTGATGTCCAAAGGACGATCTATGAAGACAACGTAgcatgcatcgaacagctcaagaagggttacatcaaaagagacaacaccaagcacattgcatCGAAGTTCTTtttctcacatcaacaacaagagcattagaagattgaagtcatgcaaattcatgcacaagacaatctggccaacctcttcaccaaatcactaccgaaggcgacgtttcagaaacttgttcaaggaataggtatgcgtaaactttctgagttgtaacattgctagttctctttggaattgtgtcaaactcaggagaagtatcctgaagtatacttgcttgatcttaatgtactcccaaatcactaccgaatgcGACGTTttatttgactttgcattactcACGCATTTTtacttagactatggattttgtccctactcccATAGCCatagggttttttgtgagacttactTCCTTATGCAAGTTTCAACCTTATTTGAGAATAGTGTGTTCCCAGAATCAGTGccaacgagtcgacttcctcaactctacatgatgctgaatctagtTGAGcgtttacacactcaaggggagtgttataaacttcttatttaagtgtgattgtgtaaatcctatattagatttgattctaattattctttcctattaggacttgtattccttagaGGAGatgatttcttctctctcttattactataaataaaggtagaGGAATAACACATCATCTACACGACCTTACAAACACATCGATTTCTCTCTATATTTTCTATGTGCCGCCGGCCCCCTCTCTGGCCACAACATAGCACATATTTTATGACATTTTTTAAATTGGAACAGAGATTCGGGAAACAAGGAGGAACCCAATATGGAAGCATTCAACCTCCAAAAAGCTCGGACGAAACTTCGCACATGACTGACACACATCAACTCCACCTTTTCTCTCCCATTCCTTAATTTGCACTCAAGATCCTTCCTTCTGAGAGAGTTTTCTTTTGAGTCTTTCGAAGCACATACGTGCATCATACTAGTATCCGTATCCGTATAATCTTAATCTTGACAAGATGAACGATGCAGATGTGTCGAAGCAGATTCAGCAAATGGTCAGATTCATTCGGCAAGAGGCCGAAGAGAAAGCCAATGAGATTTCTGTCTCTGCTGAGGAGGTACTTTTCTATGCCAACACTTTTTCTGCACTCAAAACTGAAATTCTCGTTGCATGCATGGCTCTGATCGTCATAATGCTGTTAATTTTGAGCACTTAGGTATACTTTCTAAGTGGTGTGGTGTGGCCTTGCTACTATGATCTTCGGTTTCAAGCCGTCAAACTAATAGCTATGAATAGCCGTAGACTCCAAAAAAACAAGGGTAGAAGAATAAGAACTAGCTATTACGGAACATAAAATTTATTACAGCAGCTGGGATTGGAACTGCTTCCGCATCTGGTATGTATGATCATTGCGGTTCAATCGGGTTATTCTATTCCATCTCTTGAAAAGAAAGAACTCATTATTCTAAGTTGTTAATAGCAACATGATACATTTCTACAAAACTCCTACCCAAGCACACAGTCATATGCATTACTTCGATTCGTCCCTAGAAAATAAACCAACCAGCAATCAGaacattgctttttttttttttttttttttttttttacatttgatTGCAAATTACACCCTTTATTAGCATATGGGGGTTAAATAGTTGTTATTTATGGGggattttatttcatttttaataatttcttgGGCAGGAATTTAACATTGAGAAACTGCAATTGGTTGAagctgaaaagaaaaagatcagaCAAGAGTATGACCGCAAGGCAAAGCAGATGGACGTCAAGAAGAAAATGtgactttatttatttatttattttatcctcactaacctaatccatcacttaatcttcaacatttttcttGAAAAGATTTTGGAAATAGTGATTAATTTAAGGATTTGATCTTGGTGTACGTACATACAGCGAATACTCAATGCAACTGAACGCGTCGCGTATGAAAGTTCTTCAAGCACAAGATGACATTGTAAATTCCATGAAAGAATCTGCTGGCAAGGATCTTCTCAAAGTTGCTAATGACAAGAAGGCATACAAGAATCTCATCAAAGACTTAATTGTTCAGGTAATAATTAAACATCGTACACACAATAAGCCGTATATGAAACCGCACTTTAGTACCCTTTGTAATCTGTTTAGTGTCCCTCCAGTTCTATAGTAGTGAAAATCTCCTTGAATTTATATGTATATAGAGTTTACTGCGGCTAAAGGAACCGGCAGTGTTGCTGAGGTGCAGAGAGGTTGACAAAAAGGTTGTTGAGTCTGTGTTGGAGGAAGCAAAGAAAGCTTATGCTGATAAAGCCAATGTTTCCGGCCCCAAAGTCACCGTCGATGGTCGTGTGTTTCTCCCACCTCCTCCGAAGGGCGGAGATTCCCACGAACCCTATTGGTATTCTGTTGTACTCATTACCTAAGTTTAGTTCTTACATTGATTTCTGCACATATGTGCAATAGGCTGCTGTATGCACGTGatcatttgttttggtttgattGTTTGGAAGTTCTGGCGGAGTGGTGGTGGCCTCCCAAGACGGGAAGATTGTGTGCGAAAACACCCTTGATGCGCGATTGGATGTCGTGTACAGACAGAAACTGCCTGAGGTAAGGCCAAGCAAACTTTGTACTCCATTTGGACATTCATTCAGCACACCAGAATCGAAACAAAACTCAAATCTTTACTTTGCATGATCAGTTCACTTATTTTCTCCATTCCACTGCAGATTCGGAAGCGCCTTTTAGGTTAAACCAAAGGAGTAGTTTCCTACAAGTGAGAAGACTTGTTTTTTGTTGGCTTAGCAGTCCACTTCTGAGATGATGAACTTTTGCTTCCAAAAAATAACACTGTTTAGCTTCCCCTAAAAGTATCATTATTAGGGGTATGCTAATTCATAACTTCGAATTCATACGTGTTGGAAAAGTAACAGAGATTCAGCGAGAGAAACAAGTAATTCGTAACTTATATTCTGAAGATTAATAAAGCTACTTGTACAACATTTAGACCACACATTATTGATCACGAGGCAGTATTCTCTTGTGTGGAATCCATCTTCGTGAAAGATGCGGTCAGTAAATGTGATGCGTGTAGCATTACTCCTTTGCATCTGCAGTACAGACTACAGGCTCCCTGCAAAACCTTCTAAGCTACCTCCGAACAACTTCtgaaaacaaatatttttcttaGCAAAGCAGCTACCTAGGAAACGGAATATCTCCTACTCCTACCAGTTTTCCCCTCAGATCCCCGGGACTTCCGACCTGATTTCTTCGGTTTCCCTCCCGCTTGGCCACTAAAAATCCCAATCCTTCCAATCCCTTTAGAGAGTGAGGTCAGGAAAGTTTTCCCATTTCCTGTTTTATCCATCATTCCTTGTTTCATAAACAACTGCTCTTTCTCCAACTCACTCAGCCTCACTCTCATTCTTGAAATCTCCAGCTTCAGTTCTCGGTTTTCTCTCCTTAACGAAGCATAGTTGTCTCGAGGAGACATGGCTGCGCTTGGGACGCCACTGCTTATTCTCTGCGAGGGGAACCCGTCTCCTGAGCTTCCAGACAATGCATTCTTCAAGCGGAGCTGCTCGAAGTACAGAACTTGCACTGTCATCTTGACTGGGAGCCTATCATTTTGTGCGGCATGATTGCTGGCTTCTTGAGAGAGCTTTTGGCAATCTATTAATTTGCACAGCTTCTTGCATTCTTGTTCAGTCAGCATCGAATGAACCTAACCAGAAAATGACGAAACATAatcaattcaaatataaaggGAACTCAATCCAAAACGTGCAAtacaaaatcatgtaattttataCAGTCAAATTTGATAACCTACCTTCAAGTATATATCAACGGCCCTGTAAATCCCGTCATCAATCACACGTGCATAATCGGGCAGTATTTCAATCAAAGCAATGAATGTTGGTAAGCTCAGGTCAGGATCAGGAGCAATTTCAGCTAGATATGAGTCAATAAGCTTTCCAACTTTCAACAATGAACCATGACTTGGAGAACCAAGTCCTTCAGACTCATATCCGCAATCTtcactttcttcatcttcttcttcaatccGCTGCAAAAAATTCACCAGTATTCGATGAACGGTGTCAACATCATACAACGAACCCCCTGCATGGATCGAGGGTATAAGGAGATCATCAAGCGAAACCATTTCCAACCGAAAGGCAATCCTCCTCTCGAGCTCAAGCCTGCTGGCTATTGTTGCATCCACCATGATTGCCATTCTCAGCATTCCAAACATAAAACTCAGTGGCACTGAAGAGCTTTTCTCCGTTGGCATTAAGCTTACTAGGGTTTCGACAACAGCCTTCTGGTCATGTTCTGTCTTGCCAGCATTTGGCTTCACTCTACCTGGATTCCAAATTTGACATTTTCCAATACCCTTCAAGGATGTTTGAGCAAAATGCATCAAAGATGTGAAAATGCTATCCGGTCGcacacctagtcttgtcataGCACATATAACCCTTTGATAATAATCAATCCTTAGAATCGACAGATCTTCAACCCACCACTCATGACGACCACTCTTTAGCTCTGTAGATTCGCCATCACAGCTTAACATTGACAACCCTGATGCTAACTGTTCCTTGCAAGCATTCATGGCAATAGCTTCCACACATCTACTAGGAATTCCAACCTCCTCCGCTATAGAAGGTAGCGTCTCACAGGTGGCGAGGACTTCTACTGACTTTTCAAGACTCTCAACTACAACCTCGTTCAGGTACGTTTCTGTTCGCGCAATCAGGTTTTCGTCCCTGTAGTCTTCAGTCATTTCCAAGTACTCTGCAGCACACCGCAGATGGGCGACATTTGCAGTTGTGATCTCAAAGTTCATGCCATAACAGAATTTCATTGCGAGTTCAAATGCCTGCACCCCTCCTGGTATGTTGAGGAGCTCCAATTTTGAAGATGAATCCTTGTTATCTGCCACCATTTTCCGAATCTTTCCACTTCGCGACACCAGTGGAAACTTGAACAAGATAAAAAAATGTGATTGGCGAAACGGAAAAACGCAAGGCTACAGCTAGTATTATAAGTGAATTCAAGGCCTAGTGTAAACTTTGATTGGCAATTGAAGAGTTTACCTTATGCAGCAAGAAAGACTCTCCATCGACAACGATTGTAATGTCCCCCGCAACATCTGAAAAGATACTAcataaaaacattgaaattccAAAGTCAGTTACAAGCAATAAGCAAAACATAAACAGATTGTACGCAGATAATACACCTTTAACCAAGAATCTGCACTAAAGTTTGAAACATGAGATGTAGAAACAGATCCTACTCGTCACTAAAGGGCAGATCCTATCCGTCGCCAACGGGTTGATCCTAGCTAGATTCAACTCTTCTTCCaaacaaaagattaaaagaagTTATTTTCCAAAAGTTCATATGTTTTTTTGTCTACtatgctaattaattaattttaaaatgctATGTTCTGCCTAATATGCTAAATATTAACCAAATCTGTGAGCCCCCACATTCAGGAATTgtacttaaaattttaaacagAATAATTACCAAAGAAAACTTACAAAACAAGCCAAATAATGAACCaaaaaaacaacataacacgagttgagaaaaccaaaaatgtgtatatatatatatatatatatatatatatatattatgcaaGTGATGAACTCTAACAAAAACTGTATGAAACATCCCATCAATTAGCATGAAGCTGAAAGATTAGAGCTAAACAGAAGAAAGAATGCAGACGTTACACCCGAATTtgaatctctttttttttgtagattcgagtagtttagaatatcgttGTTAGACGAACAAAGGAGATTGGAAGAATGGTAGATAGAGATGGACTACCGAGTGGTGAAGGAGCTGCAGAGCTTAGGAGTTGGAGAGcggtttgaaaaagaaaaagggttttCAGAAACCATCCCCATTAATTCTCTCTTCACCACCACCAACTGCTGAATCTCAAACAGTGCTTTCGGATCATATTCATCATTCCATTCCTtctctctttgttcttctttttaCGTAAATAACCCGACGGAGTTGAGGAATTTACGGTTGGAACTTGGACCGCTGCTTTTCTTTTTATGGGGACATGCTCGCTGGCGCTGCAGCAGCCCCAGCACCAGCAGCCaccttttgcttttgcttctgCTTCTTCATCATTCCTTTGTCTGGTGTTGcgttcttccttttctctttttttttttttatgtatttttttattttcaagacaaacagaaaaagaaatgcTTTGTCTGATTGGATTTTGAACGTGTTatttaattttcatataaatagTTTCATTTCATAAAGGTAGATTTGTACACAAATTTGAAATGAATACTTTAAATGCAGTACTTAATCATTATGTACATTGATTGAAAGAGTAAACTACCAATTtacccctgaactatcacccaactttcgattcCCTCCCcggaactttttaattggaataTTAAGGACTTAATCTAATTTTTTTGGTCGATTTGCCCCTatcgttagtttttcatatatttcatccaaattaaggTTAACTCTTATCATGAGCAAACCATGTAACTCTCATTTATGGACAAAAGCGTCACTTCACTAGACCTTCAGACATAAAAactatagaatcacacatatttgcataagtttatattttagaaatataaggttttcaattattttaaagaatgaaacgaccgaactacccacacatgttatgcacatgcttccatttaacagaaTTTtagatggaatgaatgaaaaattaacagcagggggcaaatcagtcaaaaaaattagtttaagtccttaatttttcaattaaaaagttcaaggggaaatcgaaagttgggaGATAGTTCAAGGGGCAAATCGGCTGTTTACTCTTGATTGAAATcttattagtttttaaattttgatcaaagtcttttgagtttgtacACATCAGTATATTAGCATTAATTAATTTCCATGTCAactgttttatattttaaattaaatattatactaatatTGTAATATAGAATATCCTTTAAAGCAAATTTTTTGTCCGAACATttaaagcaattaaataaaataaattaccgCATTTAAGGGATATAAAATCCCATAAGATTTGAAATTTAACGTTTAGGGGATTAAACGATAAACTCCACCCTTAGAAAACCTTAAACCAATTAAAAATTGGTGATTAAAATGTGGAAAATAAGTTatgaaaagaattgtttttttttattgaatgtcATGATAAAAGATAAATGTCCCCATAAGATTGTACCCATGTACAATTATAGTAATTCacaagaatgtatccatataaaatttcaacattaaaacccatatgtgacaaaataaaaataaaacaatgtacccatataaaCTCTTAATGTAAAAAATGATTAAAGGATAGAAAAATGGAAGCAAaccataattaaaaaaattaattacttaAGGGTACATACTATATAAATCTTATATGAAATAGTTATACATATATGGTTACAAAataatttagaagaaaaaagttATAATGGTAGTATAGAATAAAAGCTAGGTACATGGATTAAGGAACAAGAGAAGAGAATGTACCCAATGAAATCAAAATTGTGTTCATAGCAATATAATGGTCATTTGTTATGATTTTGCAATATGATAGTCATGGAGAAAAAgtgagtttgaatttttttttggcaaaatttaatttgaagatacatattcaataaaataatgttgaatttgaatataaacataaatttgagtgagagaattttgggattttcagTTACAAACGTGATAATGTAGtagaaattataaattaaaatttgtaaaacaaataaaaagatgaCATGGAAGTATTTTAATAGTAAAATgttgaggtgtacaaagtcaaggaactttgatcaaaaaataaaaactaataaggttttaatctaTGAACATTAGTGATCAAGGACTAGATCCTAATTTTTCCAATTTGAAATTGCcattaattctttaattgtaGAAAATTTGAAAGTAAATTACCCAAGAAAAACAtgtgcctttttttttctttttttttcccataAAGTTGTTTAATTCGTTTTAAGTCAGAATAAATTGCAACAACTCATCTTGAGTTTGTAGCGGGAGTTTTAAGACTGATTTTAACTAAACTTATTGACATTGTTCAACAAATTTCTATTAATATTAAAGACTATTAATATTAAAGACGGTTGGAGAAAGGTCTTGTATTCTAACGGTTAAGACCTATTACTATAGTTTGCAATGACCTTTTTAGATTGAACTCTTTGTAAATATGTATCTGTAATGCTCTTTTCTTAATAAATATAATATCACTCTTCATAAAAGATTAGTAAATCACCTCccgaattttattttattataatatgTATCTGTAATGCTCTATTCTATTTGGAAATAATGTATCCCTTGAATAAAACCAACAATTAAAACTATTCAATTTATTAATCTTCATAACTCTTGAAAAAAATTTATTCGAATAGAAGACCATCTAACCGTTGAAACGTATTACATCATGAAAATGTTACTTGCTACCTGCAAATTTTATAATTAGTATTAAGTAACATAATCATGATAATTTGACCTAATTTTTAATACATTTAGAAGATTAAACGATCCCCAATTCGAAtacatttttgttaaattaatctTTGAATAAAGATTAATAAATTAAACGATTTTGCTCGTTGAATTTTCAATCAAAATACGATATCAGCAAATAAAAAATGTCAACATCTTCACATAAAAggatgcaagtattatccaTCTAAGTATTTTGTGTGGTTTCCACACTTTTGCACTATATCACAATCCCATTGATTCTTTTAGGAAATGTCTTTCTCtacttttattttcttgttttttattttcttttttgctgaTTACTTTTGTGAAATGTCATTATTAAATcagaaaagtaaaataaaattagattgattggataaaataaaaaaaataaaaaataaaaaaaggattaaagggggtgtattcaattgagaatgtgagagattttaatggatttataaattcatggatttttatagagtttaattgatttgtagagattccatataaaattttgattcaattccctcgaaatctcatgggaagaggtgagatttgtagatacttaaaatacactacgaaatctctccaattccctctaattcttcaactttctcaaattctttaaaatcaatttctaattgaatacacctggaatgttataaacttctttaaaatcttaattgaatacacctggatttataaggattttaataaactattttaaaattctaattgaatacacctagaatttgagagaatcacttaaaatcctaattgaatacccctagaatTATTAATTCCCTGAAACTCTCTCagaatcccaattgaatacaccccctaaaAAAGGTAATGCCGGTGTACTAATAGAGCGTGGACTGATGTGACAGAATTGGCACGGAACTCAATAAAGATGGTattattagagagagagagagagagagagggagagagagatggtgtTAACATACAAGTACTGCattcttctctttttcttttcccaaaTGGCCTTTTAGAATTTAAAGGCCAAGGCCTTGTGAGACAATCTGGGCCAGACAATCTGGGCCATGGATACGAACCAAGTCtaaaatatcaataatattgaaaatatcagtagtctaaaaacacgaaaatttccataaaaatatcggaatattatcaatatcgataaaaattgaataaaaaccacgaaaattgtaagaaaaacttagaaatttttattaaaactttgcaggatatttatttagtcaattatctattaatttatcacaaaaacttggaaggaaatgcattgcatgatggatttaactgatttaagttgattatattgCGAGCTGGCaaatattgtgagtgtagaaaatatgtagtaattaatgaaagaagtttaaacataccataatcatttatatataatgaattagtacaatattttacactttatacattgtatggtaagatacatgagtgacttagtaccacatagaattcctatcaagtctaaaatatcgatgatatcggaaatatcggtagtccaaaaatacggaaatttcgattgaaatatcgggataatatcgatattttagaccttgatcttaacagatgattttttatttttcttatacagTGATATTTGCACTAACTAAATTACCATCGTTATTTATGAGATTCGAGTTTAAGATTTTtcttataagtaaaaaaaaatttcattaaattatAATACTAAGTGACCGTTTTAACATATGATTTGACACTAATACTTTTGTTCTTTTCGATTCATTAATGACTAGGGTTGGTCAAGGTACGAGTGATGATTTTTAATGGAGGCATTCAAAACAAGAGCGAAAATGTGTCGAGTTCTTGTAACAAGTAATGATTTTTCTATGCATGAGGAGTCAAACATTGCTCTTTCAAGCTATTAAATTTTCTATTTATCTTGGCTTATAATTTCGGATTTCACTCGCGGACTTCAATTGAATTCTAATTTTGAGTGATAAACCTTATTCAAATCTTCTTTCCTTTTTCGGTTTTAAAGCAAATATTTTTTCAAAGCAAGTGATATGAGGAGGGACGATTCTAACTTTGGATCTCGGGCTATAGAGACCAATGCTCTTAACTACGCGAGATACAATTTCTTTCCCCATTGCAAAGCACTTTGTTtaaaatttatagaaaaaaaaaaagaaattaaaggaaggaaagaagaaaaagaatcaTATAATTTGACATAT
Proteins encoded in this region:
- the LOC126594348 gene encoding V-type proton ATPase subunit E2-like yields the protein MNDADVSKQIQQMVRFIRQEAEEKANEISVSAEEEFNIEKLQLVEAEKKKIRQEYDRKAKQMDVKKKIEYSMQLNASRMKVLQAQDDIVNSMKESAGKDLLKVANDKKAYKNLIKDLIVQSLLRLKEPAVLLRCREVDKKVVESVLEEAKKAYADKANVSGPKVTVDGRVFLPPPPKGGDSHEPYCSGGVVVASQDGKIVCENTLDARLDVVYRQKLPEIRKRLLG
- the LOC126594342 gene encoding BTB/POZ domain-containing protein At3g08570-like, translated to MGMVSENPFSFSNRSPTPKLCSSFTTRIFSDVAGDITIVVDGESFLLHKFPLVSRSGKIRKMVADNKDSSSKLELLNIPGGVQAFELAMKFCYGMNFEITTANVAHLRCAAEYLEMTEDYRDENLIARTETYLNEVVVESLEKSVEVLATCETLPSIAEEVGIPSRCVEAIAMNACKEQLASGLSMLSCDGESTELKSGRHEWWVEDLSILRIDYYQRVICAMTRLGVRPDSIFTSLMHFAQTSLKGIGKCQIWNPGRVKPNAGKTEHDQKAVVETLVSLMPTEKSSSVPLSFMFGMLRMAIMVDATIASRLELERRIAFRLEMVSLDDLLIPSIHAGGSLYDVDTVHRILVNFLQRIEEEDEESEDCGYESEGLGSPSHGSLLKVGKLIDSYLAEIAPDPDLSLPTFIALIEILPDYARVIDDGIYRAVDIYLKVHSMLTEQECKKLCKLIDCQKLSQEASNHAAQNDRLPVKMTVQVLYFEQLRLKNALSGSSGDGFPSQRISSGVPSAAMSPRDNYASLRRENRELKLEISRMRVRLSELEKEQLFMKQGMMDKTGNGKTFLTSLSKGIGRIGIFSGQAGGKPKKSGRKSRGSEGKTGRSRRYSVS